From one Sorangium aterium genomic stretch:
- the wecB gene encoding non-hydrolyzing UDP-N-acetylglucosamine 2-epimerase: protein MIYLVAATRPNFMKLAPICRALKARRLPMRLLHTGQHFDTTMSDVFFRDLGLPTPDHTLKAGGGSHAQQTAAVLVGAEADMIEHRPKVVVVVGDVTSTLAGALAASKLGIPVVHVESGLRSRDWTMPEEINRVLTDQLSDLLLTPSHDAHPNLLAEGIAPERIRFVGNVMIDSVHYALKRQTDALSRFGLEPKKYAIATLHRPANVDSAERLAETLDALEAIAQRLPTVFPVHPRTVARAESFGLSARLRETKGLRIMEPLGYDDFVTVMGNALLVATDSGGIQEETTALGIPCLTMRQGTERPITVTQGTNIVVGLDAALIAREVDAILDGRAKRGSVPEGWDGKTGERIADALEAFLAGDPPPKTAGPRA, encoded by the coding sequence ATGATCTACCTCGTCGCCGCGACGCGCCCGAACTTCATGAAGCTCGCCCCCATCTGCCGCGCCCTCAAGGCGCGCCGCCTACCGATGCGGCTGCTCCACACGGGGCAGCACTTCGACACGACGATGAGCGACGTGTTCTTCCGGGACCTCGGCCTGCCCACGCCGGATCACACGCTGAAGGCAGGCGGCGGCTCGCACGCCCAGCAGACCGCGGCGGTCCTCGTCGGCGCCGAGGCCGACATGATCGAGCACCGGCCCAAGGTGGTTGTCGTCGTCGGGGACGTCACCAGCACCCTCGCAGGCGCGCTCGCGGCGTCCAAGCTCGGCATTCCTGTCGTCCACGTGGAGTCCGGGCTGCGCTCGCGCGACTGGACGATGCCCGAGGAGATCAACCGCGTCCTCACCGACCAGCTCTCCGATCTCCTGCTCACCCCCTCTCACGACGCCCACCCCAACCTGCTCGCCGAGGGCATCGCGCCCGAGCGCATCCGGTTCGTCGGCAACGTGATGATCGACTCGGTCCACTACGCCCTCAAGCGCCAGACGGACGCGCTCTCGCGCTTCGGGCTCGAGCCGAAGAAGTACGCGATCGCGACGCTCCACCGCCCGGCCAACGTCGACAGCGCCGAGCGGCTCGCCGAGACGCTCGACGCGCTCGAGGCGATCGCGCAGCGCCTGCCGACCGTGTTCCCCGTCCACCCGCGCACCGTCGCCCGCGCCGAGTCGTTCGGGCTGTCGGCGCGCCTCCGCGAGACGAAGGGGCTCCGGATCATGGAGCCGCTCGGATACGACGATTTCGTGACCGTGATGGGCAATGCGCTGCTCGTCGCCACTGACTCCGGCGGCATCCAGGAAGAGACGACCGCGCTCGGGATCCCGTGCCTCACGATGCGTCAGGGCACCGAGCGACCCATCACCGTGACGCAGGGCACGAACATCGTCGTCGGGCTCGACGCCGCGCTCATCGCGCGCGAGGTCGACGCCATCCTCGACGGCCGCGCCAAGCGAGGCTCCGTACCCGAAGGATGGGACGGCAAGACCGGCGAGCGCATCGCCGATGCGCTGGAAGCGTTCCTCGCGGGGGATCCGCCGCCCAAGACCGCTGGCCCGCGCGCCTGA